Proteins from a genomic interval of Microbacterium phyllosphaerae:
- a CDS encoding ABC transporter substrate-binding protein, with protein sequence MTAFTRSRSAKILAGVALLSVSAIVVAGCSSTPSDEPSDGGKPAADLTLELGSLLPQTGSLSFLGPPMESGVGLAVSEVNEADAGVTINLTAEDEGDTDTKAYETSITKLQGAGVSAIVGAAASGVSRLILDGNVSAGILQISASNTGPDFTDWDDNGLYFRTAPSDLLQGEVLGNLIAEDGHKTLGVIYQNDAYGTGLFDNIKSTFEGAGGEVVADASYNVGDGQFDAQVETIKAQNPDAVAIVSFDQFKTIAPLLVNAGITPDKWYLVDGNLSDYGSSPDTNFPFSLEGAQGTKPGPALEDDFTGRLQTFWTGEGNPEVNDFTYAAEAYDAVVLVALASLAAGSTEGADIAAKMEEVSGGSGDGEKCTSFADCAKIINDGGTADYDGYSGEITFDENGDPQGASIGTYKYSADNLITRTN encoded by the coding sequence ATGACCGCATTCACGCGCTCGCGCAGCGCCAAGATTCTCGCCGGAGTCGCGCTGCTGAGCGTCTCGGCGATCGTCGTCGCAGGCTGTAGCAGCACCCCCTCGGACGAGCCGTCCGACGGCGGCAAGCCCGCCGCCGACCTCACCCTCGAGCTCGGCTCTCTGCTGCCGCAGACCGGTTCGCTGTCGTTCCTGGGCCCGCCCATGGAATCCGGCGTCGGACTCGCGGTCAGCGAGGTCAACGAGGCCGATGCAGGCGTCACGATCAATCTGACCGCCGAAGACGAGGGCGACACCGACACCAAGGCGTACGAGACCTCGATCACCAAGCTCCAGGGTGCAGGCGTCTCCGCGATCGTCGGCGCAGCGGCATCGGGCGTCTCCCGCCTGATCCTCGACGGAAACGTCAGCGCAGGAATCCTGCAGATCTCCGCCTCGAACACCGGTCCGGACTTCACCGACTGGGACGACAACGGCCTGTACTTCCGCACCGCCCCCAGCGACCTGCTGCAGGGCGAGGTGCTCGGCAACCTGATCGCCGAGGACGGCCACAAGACCCTCGGCGTCATCTACCAGAACGACGCCTACGGCACCGGCCTCTTCGACAACATCAAGTCGACGTTCGAGGGCGCCGGTGGCGAGGTCGTCGCCGACGCGTCGTACAACGTCGGTGACGGTCAGTTCGACGCACAGGTCGAGACCATCAAGGCTCAGAACCCCGACGCCGTCGCGATCGTCTCGTTCGACCAGTTCAAGACCATCGCCCCGCTGCTGGTCAACGCCGGCATCACGCCGGACAAGTGGTACCTCGTCGACGGAAACCTGTCGGACTACGGCTCCTCGCCCGACACGAACTTCCCGTTCTCGCTCGAGGGCGCACAGGGCACCAAGCCGGGCCCGGCGCTCGAGGATGACTTCACCGGTCGTCTGCAGACGTTCTGGACGGGTGAGGGCAACCCCGAGGTGAACGACTTCACGTACGCGGCCGAGGCCTACGACGCCGTCGTGCTCGTGGCACTCGCCTCGCTCGCAGCAGGCTCCACCGAGGGCGCGGACATCGCGGCCAAGATGGAAGAGGTCTCGGGCGGCTCGGGCGACGGAGAGAAGTGCACCAGCTTCGCCGACTGCGCCAAGATCATCAACGACGGCGGCACGGCCGACTACGACGGCTACTCCGGCGAGATCACGTTCGATGAGAACGGTGACCCGCAGGGAGCCTCGATCGGCACGTACAAGTACAGCGCCGACAACCTGATCACCCGCACCAACTGA
- a CDS encoding ABC transporter ATP-binding protein has translation MSADISAGSTPSTDDVVVELKDVHAGYLPGVNILNGANLVARQGELIGIIGPNGAGKSTLLKSIFGMVNVRSGDITVNGESIVGLKADKLVKRGVAFVPQTNNVFPSLSIEENLQMGLYQNPKIYTERLEFVTGIFAELGKRLKQRAGSLSGGERQMVAMSRALMMDPSVLLLDEPSAGLSPVRQDDAFIRVSDINKAGVTTIMVEQNARRCLQICDRGYVLDQGKDAYEGTGRDLLNDPKVIGLYLGTLGTDAA, from the coding sequence ATGAGCGCCGACATCTCCGCAGGATCCACGCCGTCGACCGATGACGTCGTCGTCGAGCTCAAGGACGTCCACGCCGGCTACCTGCCAGGGGTGAACATCCTGAACGGCGCCAACCTCGTCGCGCGCCAGGGTGAGCTGATCGGCATCATCGGTCCCAACGGCGCGGGCAAGTCGACGCTGCTGAAGTCGATCTTCGGCATGGTCAACGTGCGAAGCGGCGACATCACCGTCAACGGCGAGAGCATCGTCGGGTTGAAGGCGGACAAGCTCGTCAAGCGCGGCGTCGCCTTCGTGCCGCAGACGAACAACGTGTTCCCGTCGCTCTCGATCGAGGAGAACCTGCAGATGGGGCTCTACCAGAACCCCAAGATCTACACCGAGCGGCTCGAGTTCGTCACCGGCATCTTCGCCGAGCTCGGCAAGCGGCTGAAGCAGCGGGCAGGCTCGCTGTCCGGCGGTGAACGCCAGATGGTGGCGATGTCTCGGGCGCTCATGATGGACCCGTCGGTGCTGCTCCTGGACGAGCCCTCGGCGGGCCTCTCCCCCGTGCGTCAGGACGACGCGTTCATCCGCGTCTCCGACATCAACAAGGCGGGCGTCACAACGATCATGGTCGAGCAGAACGCTCGTCGCTGCCTGCAGATCTGCGACCGCGGCTACGTGCTCGACCAGGGCAAAGACGCCTACGAGGGCACAGGACGCGACCTGCTGAACGATCCGAAGGTCATCGGCCTCTACCTCGGCACGCTCGGCACCGACGCCGCCTGA
- a CDS encoding ABC transporter ATP-binding protein yields MSIEPTPDENVETAPQTGSVRRPKTTGLAKGPAAPGVPKVDPILVADAVQRRFGGLTAVDVDHVEIPRGAITALIGPNGAGKTTLFNLLCGFDKPNSGTWSFDGKNLSGVPSFKVARMGQVRTFQLTKSLSLLTVLENMKLGAPGQRGEGFWSSLFPFLWRKQDQEIEVKARELLARFKLDAKEKDFAASLSGGQRKLLEMARALMSDPTLVMLDEPMAGVNPALTQSLLDHILDLKGLGMTVLFVEHDMHMVRHIADWVVVMAEGRVVAEGPPDEVMEDPAVVDAYLGAHQDLDLGAVTGRIPVIENAAAAKLREQIEAEAEAELEATSTADPDQKGNA; encoded by the coding sequence TTGTCAATTGAACCCACCCCCGACGAGAACGTCGAGACGGCGCCCCAGACCGGGAGCGTCCGTCGTCCGAAGACCACCGGTCTCGCGAAGGGACCGGCGGCCCCCGGAGTGCCGAAGGTCGATCCGATCCTCGTGGCCGACGCCGTGCAGCGGCGGTTCGGCGGCCTGACCGCCGTCGACGTCGATCACGTCGAGATCCCCCGCGGGGCGATCACTGCCCTGATCGGCCCGAACGGCGCGGGCAAGACCACCCTGTTCAACCTGCTCTGCGGATTCGACAAGCCCAACAGCGGCACGTGGTCGTTCGACGGGAAGAATCTCTCCGGCGTCCCCTCCTTCAAGGTGGCGCGGATGGGGCAGGTGCGCACGTTCCAGCTGACGAAGTCGCTGTCGCTGCTCACGGTGCTCGAGAACATGAAGCTCGGTGCTCCCGGCCAGCGCGGCGAGGGCTTCTGGTCGAGCCTGTTCCCGTTCCTGTGGCGCAAGCAGGATCAGGAGATCGAGGTGAAGGCGCGCGAGCTGCTCGCCCGCTTCAAGCTCGATGCGAAGGAGAAGGACTTCGCCGCATCGCTCTCGGGAGGTCAGCGCAAGCTGCTCGAGATGGCGAGGGCGCTCATGAGCGACCCGACGCTGGTGATGCTCGATGAGCCGATGGCCGGCGTGAACCCGGCCCTCACGCAGTCGCTCCTCGACCACATCCTCGATCTCAAGGGCCTCGGCATGACGGTGCTGTTCGTCGAGCACGACATGCACATGGTCCGCCACATCGCCGACTGGGTCGTCGTGATGGCGGAGGGTCGCGTCGTCGCCGAGGGTCCGCCCGATGAGGTCATGGAGGACCCTGCCGTGGTCGACGCCTACCTCGGCGCCCACCAGGACCTCGACCTCGGGGCCGTCACCGGTCGCATCCCCGTGATCGAGAACGCCGCCGCGGCGAAGCTCCGCGAGCAGATCGAAGCAGAGGCAGAGGCGGAACTCGAAGCGACGAGCACCGCCGATCCCGATCAGAAGGGCAACGCATGA
- a CDS encoding branched-chain amino acid ABC transporter permease, translating into MDFGSIFSNTAVYLISPVTIAYALAATGLAVHFGYVGLLNFGMAAFMAIGGYGYAISVLTFGLPWWIGMLIGLLGGAFFAVLLGIPTLRLRADYLAIATIAAGEIVRLLFTTQIFDEYTNSADGLAQFNGGFRDANPFPPGTYGFGPWVLSANDLWNRVFGVIVLAIAILLVWSLMRSPWGRVLKGIREDEDAVRSLGKNVFAYKMQALVVGGIIGAAGGIVFVLPSAVVPGSYTTSLTFFLWTVLLLGGAATVFGPTLGAILFWVVFAFMANLLPSMAKAGILPMSDSQASTLVFIFVGIALMLLVIFRPQGILGDKREMTFVN; encoded by the coding sequence ATGGACTTCGGAAGCATCTTCTCCAATACCGCGGTCTATCTCATCAGCCCGGTCACCATCGCCTATGCGCTGGCGGCGACCGGTCTGGCCGTGCACTTCGGATACGTGGGACTCCTCAACTTCGGTATGGCCGCCTTCATGGCCATCGGCGGGTACGGCTACGCCATCTCGGTCCTGACCTTCGGTCTTCCCTGGTGGATCGGCATGCTGATCGGGCTCCTGGGCGGCGCGTTCTTCGCGGTGCTCCTCGGCATCCCGACGCTGCGGCTGCGTGCCGACTACCTCGCGATCGCGACGATCGCGGCCGGTGAGATCGTGCGCTTGCTGTTCACCACTCAGATCTTCGACGAGTACACCAACTCGGCCGACGGTCTCGCGCAGTTCAACGGCGGATTCCGCGACGCCAACCCGTTCCCCCCTGGCACCTACGGCTTCGGTCCGTGGGTGCTCAGCGCGAACGACCTGTGGAACCGCGTCTTCGGGGTGATCGTGCTCGCCATCGCGATCCTGCTCGTATGGTCGCTGATGCGCAGCCCCTGGGGCCGTGTACTCAAAGGCATCCGTGAAGACGAGGACGCCGTGCGGTCGCTCGGCAAGAACGTCTTCGCCTACAAGATGCAGGCGCTCGTGGTCGGTGGCATCATCGGCGCAGCGGGTGGGATCGTCTTCGTCCTCCCCTCGGCCGTGGTCCCCGGCAGCTACACGACGTCGCTCACGTTCTTCCTGTGGACGGTGCTGCTCCTCGGTGGAGCGGCGACGGTCTTCGGCCCGACGCTCGGCGCGATCCTGTTCTGGGTCGTGTTCGCGTTCATGGCGAACCTGCTGCCGTCGATGGCCAAGGCGGGCATCCTGCCCATGTCCGACAGCCAGGCCTCGACCCTCGTGTTCATCTTCGTCGGCATCGCCCTGATGCTGCTCGTGATCTTCCGTCCTCAGGGCATCCTCGGCGACAAGAGGGAGATGACCTTTGTCAATTGA
- a CDS encoding branched-chain amino acid ABC transporter permease, producing the protein MRWVIILLASLLAIAFLWLQPPSAASAEETDDGQEITDFYFAGVITFDDTPVEDVVMTIKGNGFEGETKTDAEGKWRLYVPEKETYTLTVDEETLPDGVIVDAAQLPEGTQPISGTTASFEVEFGLTGTKIMNLFLGEGERMTTSFIDQLASRLVGGLNFGLLLALASMGAALIYGTTRLSNFAHAEMVTWGGLVALVTTSFWHLPLWLGIIAAVVGGGLFGWALDAGIWRPLRRRGLGVVQLMIVSIGLSLALRYAFQYLIGGGTRQLPGASPEPFRFGPISLSYIDMIGMGVSIVVIVGVAFFLTRTRIGKATRAISDNPQLAAASGIDVDKVVRYVWILAGTLAAISGILWAYFRPGVKWDMGMQMLLLIFAAITLGGLGTAFGALVGSLIVGIAVEISTLWIPSDLKYASALVVLIVILLVRPQGLLGRKERLG; encoded by the coding sequence ATGCGGTGGGTCATCATCCTGCTGGCGTCGCTCCTCGCCATCGCTTTCCTGTGGTTGCAGCCTCCGTCGGCGGCTTCCGCCGAAGAGACCGACGACGGCCAGGAGATCACAGACTTCTACTTCGCCGGTGTCATCACCTTCGACGACACCCCCGTCGAAGACGTCGTGATGACGATCAAGGGCAACGGTTTCGAGGGCGAGACGAAGACGGATGCCGAGGGCAAGTGGCGTCTGTACGTTCCCGAGAAGGAGACCTACACGCTCACCGTCGATGAGGAGACCCTCCCCGACGGTGTGATCGTCGACGCAGCGCAGCTGCCGGAGGGCACTCAGCCGATCTCGGGCACCACGGCCTCGTTCGAGGTCGAGTTCGGCCTGACCGGCACGAAGATCATGAACCTCTTCCTCGGCGAGGGCGAGCGCATGACGACATCGTTCATCGACCAGCTGGCCTCGCGCCTGGTGGGTGGACTCAACTTCGGCCTCCTGCTGGCTCTCGCATCGATGGGCGCGGCACTCATCTACGGAACGACCCGCCTGTCGAACTTCGCCCACGCCGAGATGGTCACGTGGGGCGGCCTGGTCGCCCTGGTGACGACGAGCTTCTGGCACCTCCCCCTCTGGCTGGGCATCATCGCGGCCGTGGTCGGCGGTGGCCTCTTCGGCTGGGCTCTGGACGCCGGCATCTGGCGTCCGCTCCGACGACGCGGCCTCGGAGTCGTGCAGCTCATGATCGTCAGCATCGGACTCTCGCTCGCCCTCCGGTACGCGTTCCAGTACCTGATCGGCGGCGGTACCCGCCAGCTCCCCGGCGCGAGCCCCGAGCCGTTCCGCTTCGGGCCGATCTCGCTCTCGTACATCGACATGATCGGCATGGGCGTGAGCATCGTCGTGATCGTCGGCGTCGCCTTCTTCCTCACCCGCACACGCATCGGCAAGGCCACCAGGGCGATCTCCGACAACCCGCAGCTGGCTGCGGCATCGGGCATCGACGTCGACAAGGTGGTCCGCTACGTCTGGATCCTCGCCGGAACGCTCGCTGCGATCTCCGGCATCCTGTGGGCGTACTTCCGCCCCGGCGTGAAGTGGGACATGGGCATGCAGATGCTGCTGCTCATCTTCGCCGCCATCACGCTCGGCGGACTCGGCACCGCGTTCGGAGCCCTCGTCGGCTCGCTCATCGTCGGCATCGCGGTCGAGATCTCGACCCTCTGGATCCCGTCCGACCTCAAGTACGCGAGCGCGCTCGTCGTGCTCATCGTGATCCTCCTCGTGCGACCCCAGGGTCTGCTCGGACGCAAGGAAAGGTTGGGCTGA
- the guaB gene encoding IMP dehydrogenase: MDQHDPFGFVGLTYDDVLLLPGHTDVIPSEADTSSRITRRISVATPLLSSAMDTVTESRMAIAMAREGGIGILHRNLSIADQAAHVDRVKRSESGMITDPITTTPDATVEEVDALCAKYRISGLPVVDADGRLVGIITNRDMRFVSGFERQTTFVKDVMTSEGLVTAPVGVAAGEVIALFAHHRVEKLPLIDEDGKLAGLITIKDFDKSEKYPLATKDDQGRLRVGAAIGFFGDAWERAEALRDAGVDVLVVDTANGQSQGVIELVKRLKADESFAHIDVIGGNVATREGAQALVDAGVDAVKVGVGPGSICTTRVVAGVGVPQVTAVYEASLAARPAGVPVIADGGLQYSGDIAKALVAGADAVMLGSLLAGTDESPGEIVFQSGKQFKQYRGMGSLGAMQTRGKQTSYSKDRYFQADVPSDDKLIPEGIEGQVPYRGPVSAVAYQLVGGLRQSMFYVGARTIEELKERGRFVRITAAGLKESHPHDVQIVVEAPNYKR, translated from the coding sequence ATGGACCAGCACGACCCCTTCGGCTTCGTCGGACTCACCTACGACGATGTGCTGCTCCTTCCGGGGCACACCGACGTCATCCCCAGCGAGGCCGACACCTCGTCGCGGATCACTCGCCGGATCTCGGTCGCGACTCCGCTGCTCTCCAGCGCCATGGACACGGTCACCGAGTCGCGCATGGCCATCGCGATGGCCCGTGAGGGAGGCATCGGCATCCTGCACCGCAACCTGTCGATCGCCGACCAGGCCGCGCACGTCGATCGCGTCAAGCGCAGCGAGTCGGGCATGATCACCGACCCGATCACGACGACGCCGGATGCGACCGTCGAAGAGGTCGACGCGCTCTGCGCCAAGTACCGCATCTCGGGCCTCCCCGTGGTCGACGCCGACGGACGCCTCGTGGGCATCATCACCAACCGCGACATGCGCTTCGTCTCGGGCTTCGAGCGTCAGACCACCTTCGTGAAGGACGTCATGACCTCCGAGGGTCTCGTGACCGCTCCCGTCGGCGTGGCCGCCGGCGAGGTCATCGCGCTCTTCGCCCACCACCGGGTCGAGAAGCTCCCGCTCATCGATGAGGACGGCAAGCTCGCCGGCCTCATCACCATCAAGGACTTCGACAAGAGCGAGAAGTACCCGCTCGCCACGAAGGACGACCAGGGGCGTCTGCGCGTCGGCGCGGCCATCGGATTCTTCGGCGACGCCTGGGAGCGCGCGGAGGCACTCCGCGACGCCGGCGTCGACGTGCTCGTGGTCGACACCGCGAACGGGCAGTCGCAGGGCGTGATCGAACTGGTCAAGCGCCTCAAGGCCGACGAGAGCTTCGCGCACATCGACGTCATCGGCGGCAACGTCGCGACCCGCGAGGGTGCCCAGGCGCTCGTCGACGCGGGCGTCGACGCCGTCAAGGTGGGCGTGGGCCCCGGCTCGATCTGCACCACGCGCGTCGTCGCGGGCGTCGGCGTGCCGCAGGTCACCGCCGTCTACGAGGCGTCGCTCGCCGCGCGCCCCGCCGGCGTGCCGGTGATCGCCGACGGAGGGCTCCAGTACTCGGGCGACATCGCCAAGGCGCTCGTCGCCGGAGCAGATGCGGTCATGCTCGGTTCGCTCCTCGCCGGAACCGACGAGTCGCCGGGCGAGATCGTCTTCCAGTCGGGCAAGCAGTTCAAGCAGTACCGCGGCATGGGTTCGCTCGGAGCCATGCAGACCCGTGGCAAGCAGACCTCGTACTCGAAGGACCGCTACTTCCAGGCCGACGTCCCCAGCGACGACAAGCTGATCCCCGAGGGCATCGAGGGCCAGGTTCCCTATCGCGGCCCCGTGTCGGCCGTCGCGTACCAGCTGGTCGGCGGACTGCGTCAGTCGATGTTCTACGTCGGCGCACGCACCATCGAGGAGCTCAAGGAGCGTGGCCGCTTCGTGCGGATCACAGCCGCCGGGCTCAAGGAGTCGCACCCGCACGACGTGCAGATCGTCGTCGAGGCGCCCAACTACAAGCGCTGA
- a CDS encoding DUF4190 domain-containing protein has translation MTNPPSPGDAQYTPPADPATNPAAYPVAGPGYATPPAAAPGNGLAIAGLVLAFVIAPLGLILSIVAAVKLGKAGAPKGIAIAGIIIGAIITVIAVIGLVLLVTVFANLFSMCAELGPGVWQVDGVTYTCN, from the coding sequence ATGACGAACCCGCCCTCTCCCGGCGACGCGCAGTACACGCCGCCCGCAGACCCGGCCACGAACCCCGCGGCGTATCCGGTCGCGGGGCCCGGCTACGCCACTCCGCCCGCCGCAGCGCCCGGGAACGGACTCGCGATCGCCGGACTCGTCCTGGCATTCGTGATCGCCCCACTCGGCCTCATCCTGAGCATCGTGGCGGCCGTCAAGCTCGGCAAAGCAGGTGCACCGAAGGGGATCGCGATCGCGGGCATCATCATCGGCGCGATCATCACCGTGATCGCGGTGATCGGCCTCGTGCTGCTCGTGACGGTGTTCGCGAACCTCTTCTCGATGTGCGCGGAACTCGGTCCCGGCGTGTGGCAGGTCGACGGAGTCACCTACACCTGCAACTGA
- a CDS encoding DUF2277 domain-containing protein, whose product MCRNIVPLNNLEPAATDHECHDAALQFVRKIAGTTTPSRANQAVFDRAVEEIARATRALVDDLTTTAPRKNREDEATKRRSRSAERYEAIRVFQEQKRAARTAS is encoded by the coding sequence ATGTGCCGCAACATCGTTCCCCTGAACAACCTCGAGCCCGCCGCCACGGACCATGAGTGCCATGACGCCGCCCTGCAGTTCGTGCGCAAGATCGCCGGGACGACGACGCCGTCCCGCGCGAACCAGGCCGTGTTCGATCGCGCCGTCGAGGAGATCGCTCGCGCCACGAGAGCGCTCGTCGACGATCTGACGACCACGGCGCCGCGCAAGAACCGCGAGGACGAGGCGACCAAGCGTCGTTCACGCTCGGCGGAGAGGTACGAGGCGATCCGCGTGTTCCAGGAGCAGAAGCGGGCTGCGCGGACCGCATCCTGA
- a CDS encoding response regulator — protein MPQDAPRVLVVDDDPDVALLVKTVLERRAGCEVVVAQDGLSAVERLTRFTPDVVVTDIEMPGLDGLELLAELRRKDPLVPVIVMTAHVSVEYAVSALRAQADEFLTKPLDNARLVEAVSRLAAEGRARREANRSPEVILAIGAHPDDVEIGVGGILAAHARAGDSITVLTLSRGSRGGDAESRQHESLASADMLGARLFLKDLVDTEISGGGATVRLIEEVVQEVRPTIVYTHSSHDRHQDHRAVSEATIAATRRVGTVACYQSPSSTIDFRPTRFVRIDQDLPQKLRLLECFASQTAMRDYLEPDFVTATARYWSRFGGGVAVEPLEVVRETAEFIGAHELARRES, from the coding sequence ATGCCTCAGGATGCACCCCGCGTCCTGGTCGTCGACGACGACCCGGACGTCGCCCTCCTCGTCAAGACCGTGCTCGAAAGACGAGCCGGCTGTGAGGTCGTGGTCGCGCAAGACGGTCTCTCCGCCGTCGAGCGCCTCACACGCTTCACACCCGACGTGGTCGTCACCGACATCGAGATGCCCGGCCTCGACGGCCTCGAGCTTCTCGCGGAACTCCGGCGGAAGGACCCTCTGGTCCCGGTCATCGTGATGACCGCGCACGTCTCGGTCGAGTACGCGGTCTCGGCGCTGCGAGCGCAGGCTGACGAGTTCCTGACCAAGCCGCTCGACAACGCGCGCCTGGTCGAGGCGGTCTCGCGACTCGCAGCCGAGGGACGCGCCAGGCGAGAGGCAAACCGGTCGCCGGAGGTGATCCTCGCCATCGGCGCCCATCCGGACGACGTCGAGATCGGCGTCGGTGGCATCCTCGCCGCTCACGCGCGTGCAGGCGACTCGATCACCGTGCTCACCCTCTCGCGCGGCTCGCGCGGGGGAGACGCCGAGAGCCGTCAGCATGAGTCGCTCGCTTCGGCCGACATGCTGGGGGCACGCCTCTTCCTCAAGGATCTCGTCGACACCGAGATCTCCGGAGGCGGCGCGACGGTGCGGCTGATCGAGGAGGTCGTGCAGGAGGTGCGCCCGACGATCGTCTACACGCACTCCAGCCACGACCGTCATCAGGACCACCGGGCCGTGAGCGAGGCGACGATCGCCGCCACCCGACGTGTCGGAACGGTCGCCTGCTATCAGAGCCCCTCGTCGACGATCGACTTCCGCCCGACCCGGTTCGTGCGGATCGACCAGGATCTCCCTCAGAAGCTCCGACTGCTCGAGTGCTTCGCCTCGCAGACCGCGATGCGCGACTATCTCGAGCCCGACTTCGTGACCGCCACCGCCCGGTACTGGTCGCGCTTCGGCGGGGGCGTGGCCGTCGAGCCGCTCGAGGTCGTACGCGAGACCGCCGAGTTCATCGGAGCCCACGAGCTCGCACGACGGGAGAGCTGA
- a CDS encoding ATP-grasp domain-containing protein: protein MTARVLVTGAGGPAGVAVIRSLLRRSDLEVFAADMDGWASGIYLVPSTHRRLVPPGRDEDFVPAISRMVAEDRLDLVISTVDVELIALAGRRDELAPAVLAAPSQDTLSVALDKLLLAERCEATGRTPRTVLAGADAVAVDWEFPVFAKPRQGAGSRGIRLVPDRAALEALPLDEGLIVQDYLPGEEYSVDVIADAAGEVIAAVPRTRARVDSGVAIAGRTVHDPELEETAAAVAKAIGLVGVANVQLRRDREGRAVLLEVNPRFPGALPLTIAAGVDIPSLVADLFLGRELPSSIAFREIASVRFLEDVIVEVDEVLVSEHAGHQEEL from the coding sequence ATGACTGCACGCGTACTGGTGACCGGTGCGGGAGGGCCCGCCGGAGTCGCCGTGATCCGCTCTCTCCTGCGTCGCTCCGACCTCGAGGTCTTCGCCGCCGATATGGACGGCTGGGCGAGTGGCATCTACCTGGTGCCCTCCACGCATCGCCGTCTCGTACCGCCGGGGCGAGACGAGGACTTCGTGCCGGCGATCTCGCGGATGGTGGCCGAGGACCGACTCGATCTGGTGATCTCGACGGTCGACGTCGAACTGATCGCGCTGGCCGGACGCCGCGACGAGCTCGCCCCCGCCGTGCTCGCGGCTCCTTCCCAGGACACGCTGTCGGTCGCGCTCGACAAGCTGCTGCTCGCCGAGCGCTGCGAGGCCACAGGTCGCACCCCGCGCACGGTGCTCGCAGGCGCCGACGCCGTGGCCGTCGACTGGGAGTTCCCCGTCTTCGCCAAGCCTCGTCAGGGCGCGGGCAGCCGGGGCATCCGCCTGGTTCCCGATCGCGCGGCCCTCGAGGCGCTGCCGCTGGACGAGGGCCTGATCGTCCAGGATTACCTCCCCGGCGAGGAGTACTCGGTCGACGTGATCGCGGATGCTGCCGGTGAGGTGATCGCCGCGGTGCCCCGCACCCGTGCGAGGGTCGATTCGGGCGTGGCCATCGCCGGTCGCACCGTGCACGACCCCGAGCTCGAGGAGACCGCCGCGGCCGTCGCGAAGGCGATCGGTCTCGTCGGCGTCGCGAACGTCCAGCTCCGCCGTGACCGCGAGGGGCGGGCCGTGCTGCTCGAGGTGAACCCACGGTTCCCCGGGGCGCTGCCGCTCACCATCGCGGCGGGCGTCGACATCCCCTCGCTCGTCGCGGATCTGTTCCTCGGCAGGGAGCTGCCGTCGTCGATCGCCTTCCGTGAGATCGCCTCGGTGCGCTTCCTCGAGGACGTCATCGTCGAGGTCGACGAGGTGCTCGTGTCGGAGCACGCCGGGCATCAGGAGGAGCTGTGA
- a CDS encoding PHP domain-containing protein, which produces MSDPLLRGDHHVHSTFSDDAVSTLAENVAAAAAAGLMTLRLVDHVRRSTTWVPDYLAAVGELQVPDGLTILTGVEAKILDASGELDIPHLPAGIDRILIADHQFPGVDGPLGPTAVRERIADGWAPDDVLDQLVSALDAGMRRHPGNQLAHCFSILPKIGVSEDDLGAERVAAWAKTAAETHTLVEVNEKWGCPGPLLLDALHDAGAELVASTDSHVASEVGRYARVAELLSQRKSR; this is translated from the coding sequence GTGAGCGACCCCCTGCTGCGCGGCGATCACCACGTCCATTCGACGTTCTCGGACGACGCCGTCTCGACCCTCGCCGAGAACGTGGCCGCCGCCGCGGCGGCAGGGCTCATGACCCTCCGCCTCGTCGATCACGTGCGCCGGTCGACGACCTGGGTTCCCGATTACCTCGCCGCCGTGGGCGAGCTGCAGGTGCCCGACGGACTCACGATCCTGACGGGCGTCGAGGCCAAGATCCTCGACGCGTCGGGCGAGCTCGACATCCCCCACCTCCCGGCAGGGATCGACCGCATCCTCATCGCCGACCACCAGTTCCCCGGCGTCGACGGTCCGCTCGGCCCGACCGCGGTGCGTGAGCGGATCGCGGACGGCTGGGCGCCGGACGACGTGCTCGACCAGCTGGTCTCGGCGCTGGACGCCGGGATGCGCCGTCATCCGGGCAACCAGCTCGCCCACTGCTTCTCGATCCTCCCCAAGATCGGTGTGTCCGAAGACGACCTCGGTGCCGAGCGGGTGGCCGCGTGGGCGAAGACCGCAGCCGAGACTCACACGCTGGTCGAGGTGAACGAGAAGTGGGGCTGCCCCGGGCCGTTGCTGCTCGACGCCCTGCACGATGCGGGTGCCGAGCTCGTGGCATCCACGGACAGCCACGTCGCCTCCGAGGTCGGGCGCTATGCGCGCGTGGCCGAGCTCCTCTCGCAGCGGAAGTCGCGCTGA